The Cottoperca gobio chromosome 8, fCotGob3.1, whole genome shotgun sequence genome contains the following window.
TGAAGAACTGGGGAGGTAGTTTGACGCATGGCAACAACAACACCATTGATTTTTGGATAATAAATCACTGCTAAAATATAacttatgtctttttttaaagaaacattgacGTTTTTTAAGTTATCAATGTGATTGACACGTCCGCAGTTGTTACTTTCTATACTTATCGTAGTGTCTCCATGATACTAAATAACGTTACTGTGCGCTTTGCACCATTTTAACAGCTGGAAACATCATTTCTGCAAGAGATAATATTACATGTTGCATGCTGGTAAACGTTATAATTTCGCGGTTGCACGTGAGGTATATAGTTACATTTACTAGCTCGTtcttaactttaaaaataaacatctaaCATGCATGTAGAGAGAGATCAGTCAAGCTGTGCAGGATCTACATCCATTCACATTAAACTGCATTTCGCTGTAACTTCACCTGGAGTCAAATTGTTTCCCGTCTGCAAAGAAGGTACCGTTAAAATGATAACGGACAAAATCTTCTGTTTGCACTTCTCGAGGACAAACTCTCGGTATGTCGTACCGATCGACAACAACATCCACAAACATGCAGGTCACAGTCACTACATGAAGGCAGAATAAAAGCGTTGATAATATCAGATCCATTTGGAGAGTTGTGACAATAACTGCGGAAGAGGGAGAGTCGGTCTACCGGGAGGAGATGAGGTGAAGGAGTGTAGAGGAGTACCGAcagaagtctgggacagtggaGCTGTGTCAAGACCGCTGCAATGAGACACACTACTTCCGGTTACGCGTTCAAAAATAAATGCCTTCTCAAATAACGTGGAATATGAAGAAACagacttttaaatgtgttatgtgGAAGATAATCCACATTATTCATGGTGACCACAgttaatatttttctttaaaataaattctaactGCGACAAAAGATCAAATCGATACCATCTTCAAATGCTTTGGGCATGTGCATTGTTGTTTTCCCCATTTAATACTcctgacacattttaaaactagtCTAGAATAAGTGTAAATCACAACAATCAGGTTTGTTTTATGTCATGCATTAATTCATAATTATTTGCATGCATATAGGCCTGTTTACAGTACCTAACCATCAGCACGTTTCAGCTTGAGAAACGTCAACATGTACAAGCTGACCTTACttacatataaaaacaatggattataatgtacttatgcataatgcaatacaatttatttctaaaaaatacaaagaaatactCCGTGCTTTTATTCTGGATTGGAAATCGACAGAACTTCCGGCCtggttctgtctctctgtgttgctTAACGTTTCTTCGGGTCATGTACTccagagagcagcaggaggaggggcCCCGGGGGCCCCCGCCCACTTTTAATGGAATTCTGCAAACGTGTAATGCCTGGCCCAGAGGCCTGGCTGCCTGCATCATTTCTCTCACGTAGGAGATAAACCCAAACATCTAACTTGCCATACTCTgaagttattttaaagtgtCACAGTAAATGAAAGCAggcctgtgttttttttaatattttacatttcaatcaGTTATTACACACATAATTACTTTTAGGGCACATCTGTCTGCCTCATAATAAAACAGTTATGTGTCCTAATAACCATCTACTCAGATATctacacaaatgtgtgtgagtcTTCTAACTTTATGAATGTGATATTTTGCAGAAATTGCAGATTTAGAGGTTATATTTGCCCAGTAGTGAATTATGCAAATATCTTTTAGCTCACCAACCCAAGTCTCAGCTTGTCAGTTTGAGCCTGGGAATGTAGATAACCAACATGAAAATACTGTTATAGATAATAAAGTGACTGAATAGTTGCTCTATCTGTTTGAGAGCTGGGGAGCAAActtatgaaaataatattaaataaataaataatatgtcaATATGTTACACTTGGGTCTGTTGGGTGCTATGACCCTGGGAAACACTGAGGAAAGCTGGACCCTAGGCTTTTTCTTGAGGTCCAAACTCTTTGACGTACGTCAAGCCAGCCAGAGTTATCAACATGTATACCGGAAGTACGGTTTGAGAGGTGCTCGGATGGGGGGTGGgagggtttattattattatatatgaattTTTCTTCCTTAGTTTTGTCCTCTTGTCTGattgttcttattgttttttCTAATTGTCAAGAGTTGTATGGGCTGTAGGGCTGCGACCAAGAAATACAACAAGAGCCGTCGCGCAAACCAGtggggcttttattttgaaagttctGACCAGAAGTTCTTGTTTACAGCATCTAGTAGTTGGACGCAGCTTTTAAAGCCTACGTGCAGGCAGACATGCACATTCCCTGGTAAAGAAGGAAAGTTTCCTGATCCATTGAAAAACAAGAACTCCTGCTGGAGCCGGTGGAGGTGACGATGCTCCTGAAAGGCTTGTGTCTGGCTCTTCTCATCCCGGCCCTGGTGCAGGCTCAGTATGAGAAGTACAGCTTCAAAAGTTTCCCTCAGAAGGACATCATGCCGCTGGACTCTTCATACAACTACGCGCTGGAGCAATACGGGGTCGAGAACTGGGCAGAGAGCATCAAGTTCCTGGAGCTCAGCCTGCGGATCCACCGGCTGCTGCGGGAAAGCGAGGCTTTCTGTAGCCGCAACTGCAGCTCCGTGAGCCGCGACAACGACACCCTGTTCACCGACAGCAGCCTCCGCGTCGTGCGCCACATCCTACTGAGGGCTGCGTGCCTTAAAAAGTGCAAGGCGGATTTCCCAGTGTTCACCCTCACATATCCACGGAGGGATTTACTTGAATCTTTCGAGAAAAGGGTACCGTATCGGTACATGCAGTACGCACACTACAAGGTGAGACCAAAGGCTGCAGTGCAAAATAAAAGTAGGCCTAAATTCGGAAGTTACACCAAATGCTCCCCAAAGTGGAAGTTATAGGAATGTTATTTAAAGTGATACAAGTGTGATCTGGCTCATTGGAATATGTACAACGACACAGGAGCACACAGTAGCCCATATGTGGATTTAGCGTTACTGTGCGTAACGGCCGCAATCACACAACAAAAGTATCTGCAGGCGGTTTCACGAGGCACATTTACTTCGGTTTGACTCACCGAGTGGAAAAGTCTAGCTGGCGAGATGTGCAGGAGAGTTTCCCTGCTGCTTTGTTGCGccctcctgcagacagcagcttgTGCCACGTCTCTTCCAGTGTCCCCCCGAAACAATCCCCTTATTCTTCTCCGCCAGGCAGGGTGATGGGGACTGCTCACAAGGCAAACTCTCATTTTTGGTTTCATAAAGTGTGTAAAGATCTCCAGGTATTCTCCAATGATATTATAGACACCATTCATTATATTAGTGTAATAAACAGCCACCACCAGGTGAATCAAAGCTCTCCATCTGGTGATCAAACAGCACATCaacaaacatgcatttaagCAGACTTACGTTACTTCCATGACTTTAATTATACTAACTGTGTTTGGAAAAGGAAGCAGGAAAAGCAGAGAGGGGAGTTGAATGTGCTTATTACACTTACACTTGTATACCTCACCTATTTCCCACATGTCTGCATACAACAAGAATTCCTAATCTGACATCAGGGATCCATGTTGATGCCAGTGAGAGAGATGgtgtttcatatttattatgtttcatatgctttctcttcttcctcagctGAACAACCTGGAGAAGGCTGTGTCCGCTGCTCACACCTTCCTGAAGAAGAACCCAAATGATCCCTATTTGACTAAGAACATGAAACACTACGAGACGCTGGTTAAAGTGCAAGAATATCTCATCGACCACGAGGAGCAGCCGTATGAAGTTCGTACATACAACGTTACGATCCAGTGTTGTCCAATTAAAACGCGTGCTTTTATAAACACATCTCTCTTTGTTACCCAGAGTGTGTTCCTGAAGAGTGTGACGCTTTACAACAGCGGAGACTTCAGCAGCAGTGCCCAAAACATGGAGCAGGCCGTCACGCAGTACTTAGAAATATACAGTCTCTGCTCGGCCGGCTGTGAAGGCTCATATGAGATCGTAGAGGTCAAAGACTTTTATCCCACCCTGGCAGGTAAGGCGACACACCTCCCGGCAAACGCATACAATTTCAAACACTGGTTAAtttttgagattttgggctGTTTTGCTTCCATTGCATGTCTTCTTCCAGACTTGTGTTCAGAAATCTACGCAAATATCTGCATTTTTAATAAgagaatgcctcatttgcatatttaaacatacaaacaatgtGCCTTAATGTAAGTGATTAACTGGGTAAGTTTCATAGTGATATAATAGTGCAACCTGTCGTGttttaaataagaatataatatgCTGTTGTCCCCTCAGACCTCTACACTGATGTGCTGAAATGTAAGGTCAAATGCGAAGAGTTCCTGACACCCAACGTGGGAGGCTTCTTTGTGAAGAAGTTTGTCGCCACCATGTATCACTACCTCCAGTTTTCCTATTATAAATGTAAGAACTATGACTCATGAGTTCAGGCTTTCGACAGCAATACGTGTGACACAGTTTGaacatgtgttgttattgttttgtgacCCTCTGCAGTGAATGATGTAAAGAACGCTGCTCCATGTGCAGCCAGTTACATGCTGTTTGACCGTAAAGACCTGGTGATGCAACAGAACGTAGCGTACTATCGCTTCTACAGGGAGCAGTGGGGACTGGAGGAAAGTGACTTTCAGCCTCGGCCCGTGAGTGAAACAAAGATCTCATTACTCTTCTCTTCTGTTACTTCCTGGACGCTGGTGGGTGAACGCTTGAGAAAAGGTTCACGCTGGCTGTAATAAACCGCAGCAGGAACACTAAAGCATGAAGCGGTCTTGGCGTGAAGATTAACACAATCTCAGAGTGGTAATTAGAAAGCCATGTACTCTCGTAAAGGCAGAcctgtcagcagctgcagtgtggCAGCTCTGTGTGGGGAATGTCTCTGCCTTCTCACGCTGCCTCAGCTTCAGATGAATGTGGTGCTGTTGTAAACACTTCCACAGCGAGAGGACAACAGGCCAAATTTGTTTTTGCTCAGTGGCGAGCTGAAAAACAATCTGCCGTTGGTTTGTTCTCGCCTGACGTCCCTTTTGTTTTCCAGGAGGCCGTGAAGTACTTCAACGAGACAACCAAGCAGAAAGAGATGCTGGAGTTCGCACTGAACTACCTCCAGACTGACGATGAGGTATGTTGTGGCAGCAGAGGGACACAGTGAGCTCAGCGGCCATGTTTCCAGTCCAGATGAAGTCACACTTAGCTATTCCTTTTTGCAAtattcaggttttttttaatgtattttgtatttttaaaaggtttctATTGttagaaggaagaaaaaaaggtcTTTAAAGTCAGACTAtgtcacttttttcttttgtttaccagCTCCACTGCAGCCAAAAGTGACaattataaaatgaaatgcTAAAACAGCAGCTGAAATAGAGCACAGTAATGTCTGTTACATCTCCTTAAAGTCTCTTAAATGTCTTCGCACATAGAAATGATTTCAGCATCATGCTATAATCTGCTGGTTAGAAAAAAGACAGATTAAAGGACCATTTCATCTTagatatgtttattattatactacACAAACACCTCCATCAACCTCCATTGTTCTGCGGAGGTTTGCAGGATTAGACAACAGTAGGAGCTCTAAAATATGTTGGGtgatatacatttatactttggAGGAGTGAACTGTCAGACTAAGTGCAAGCTTCTGTTGAGGTTGTGGTAAGTGGAGCAGAAGAAAACAAGCCTCAGAatgaaaggaagagaaagaggggggatGATGAAGGCTGCGGAAGAGAAAGCAGGAGGGGGGCTGTGCTTTCCGCCAGCAGCGTGTGGTATGTGGCTGCGAGGTGTTGGCCACTGAGGCTGTGCCACATCCATTTAACTCAGGTCAGCCCCTCCCATCTCTACACACTGCCTGGACCTGAGGGTTGGGAAGGACAGCTGTGAGAGTTTAGGCTGAATTGCAGGGAGCAAAAGTGACAGACTGTTTGACgtaaaaaggaaaaagtgtgAGATTTTCCGAATAGAAtagacataaaaaaaagcaaaatgctTGCTTGTTGTTGACTGTAAGTGTTTTGTGTTACCTTTTAAGGACGTGGTAAGTTCAGAAGAAGCGGCGTCCACGCACACGCAGCATACTGACGCTGAGTTTGAGGGGATGGGAGACTACGAGGAGTCCTTCCTGGCCGAGTGGTGGCAAGAACCCAAAACTAAGTGGGACGCCGGAGAGGTCAAAGAATGACATCTGTCCTCGTTTCCTGTGCAGAACGCTTCTTTATCTGGCTTTCATGACGACAAACCAAAGAATGCTGAACTGCTTACAGACAGACGCCGACATTCCCAACGGtccagcaggaaaagcacaagtcGGCCGTGTACTTTCACCCAGCTGAGGAATAAAAGGACAAACTTATCCGCCATGTTGATCAAGATCAGAGGTTCTGAACATCAACATATTCTGTCTTGGCTGTCATCAGCcttttaaaactcttatttttatATGCCTCTATGCAAATACCTGTCAATGACTCTTCTGCAGTTGTTATTCAATGAAAGCTGAACCTGTGCCGTGGTTTAAGGAAGGTGACATGCAGCTGTTCTTACGATTCCTCATCCTCCAACTGGGTTGTTGTAATTTGCTCataattaaagtaatattttaatatacttctttttggttttttttgtcacTTAATGTCAATAAGTTCATAAAAAAAACCAGGAAGCTCTACAACCAGTTTAGTTTGACTGATTTGTGTTTGATTTTATAGACAACACATTAATTGATGATAACAATAATTGGCAGTCGACGCCCCTTAAAGATCCTCAGGTGGTTCATAATTCaagtaaacaatataaatgtatagtttACACTATTTTGCTCTTCACTGCTGTTTCGTAATTTAAAACGAGGATAATTCtgattatgtaaatgtattaaaaatgtctttcagaAGCAGACAACCAAAGCAAAAAAACATCTAACGAGGTATCAAAACCATAAACTATAAATTCCATAAAAGCAAGGTAGCGAGTTCATTttgtaaagtatttttattttccttccatTTCAAATCAACTACAAGTATTAGTCaatttctctcttctgtgtctaaAAATATGGGATACGACGCATcttatgttctttttttgttttgttacccTAAACTTTAAAACCAAACAGATTGTATTTGATACCAACTCTGTACATtgtgtaataataacaatagtgCATCTGCACTTAGTGCAAACCTgacctcagacacacacacacacacagtctcacacaagctgccctctggaccct
Protein-coding sequences here:
- the p3h4 gene encoding endoplasmic reticulum protein SC65, with the protein product MLLKGLCLALLIPALVQAQYEKYSFKSFPQKDIMPLDSSYNYALEQYGVENWAESIKFLELSLRIHRLLRESEAFCSRNCSSVSRDNDTLFTDSSLRVVRHILLRAACLKKCKADFPVFTLTYPRRDLLESFEKRVPYRYMQYAHYKLNNLEKAVSAAHTFLKKNPNDPYLTKNMKHYETLVKVQEYLIDHEEQPYESVFLKSVTLYNSGDFSSSAQNMEQAVTQYLEIYSLCSAGCEGSYEIVEVKDFYPTLADLYTDVLKCKVKCEEFLTPNVGGFFVKKFVATMYHYLQFSYYKLNDVKNAAPCAASYMLFDRKDLVMQQNVAYYRFYREQWGLEESDFQPRPEAVKYFNETTKQKEMLEFALNYLQTDDEDVVSSEEAASTHTQHTDAEFEGMGDYEESFLAEWWQEPKTKWDAGEVKE